A stretch of Pseudolysobacter antarcticus DNA encodes these proteins:
- a CDS encoding MlaE family ABC transporter permease, protein MSAATAGYAEIQHHGAESSLRIGGDWTLAYAAALDGKVNRLKRDASLRAAHIDASALGKLDSIGAELLIALLGREPLQILAQDPQALTAPQRALLIAVSAAQGESRISASPKPRWSDALARIGAAVETITGNFIALLGFIGLSLSTLVRVLPQPRRWRVTSLVFHIEQTGLNAVPIVALLSFLVGAVIAFLGATVLRDFGASVFTVELVGYSFLREFGVLLTAILVAGRSGSAFTAQIGSMKSREEIDALRTLGLDPMEVLVMPRLLALLIAMPMLTFIAMIAGIIGGGAVCALALDISPGMFISRFLEGTEARHFWVGMGKAPIFAFLIAIIGCLEGFKVSGSAESVGEHTTASVVQSIFMVILVDAIAAIFFMEINV, encoded by the coding sequence ATGTCCGCAGCCACCGCCGGTTACGCCGAAATTCAGCACCACGGCGCAGAGTCTTCTCTGCGCATCGGTGGCGACTGGACATTGGCCTACGCCGCAGCGCTCGATGGCAAGGTGAATCGCCTGAAACGCGATGCATCGCTCCGTGCTGCGCACATCGATGCCAGCGCGCTCGGCAAACTCGACAGCATCGGCGCGGAATTGCTGATCGCACTGCTCGGTCGCGAACCGCTGCAAATACTCGCGCAAGATCCGCAGGCGCTGACCGCACCGCAACGCGCCTTGCTCATCGCCGTCAGCGCCGCACAGGGCGAAAGTCGAATTTCGGCATCACCAAAACCGCGTTGGAGCGACGCACTCGCACGCATCGGCGCCGCGGTCGAAACCATCACCGGCAATTTCATCGCCCTGCTCGGTTTCATCGGCCTGAGCTTGAGCACACTCGTGCGCGTGTTGCCGCAACCGCGACGCTGGCGTGTGACTTCGCTGGTATTCCATATCGAGCAGACCGGATTGAACGCGGTGCCGATCGTCGCGCTGCTGAGTTTTCTGGTCGGCGCGGTAATCGCATTTCTCGGCGCGACCGTGCTGCGTGATTTCGGCGCGTCGGTATTCACGGTCGAACTGGTTGGTTATTCGTTCCTTCGCGAATTTGGCGTGCTGCTCACCGCGATTCTTGTCGCAGGTCGATCCGGCAGCGCGTTCACCGCGCAAATCGGCTCGATGAAAAGTCGCGAGGAAATCGACGCCTTGCGCACGCTCGGTCTCGATCCGATGGAAGTGCTGGTGATGCCGCGCCTGCTCGCATTGCTCATCGCGATGCCGATGCTGACTTTTATTGCGATGATCGCCGGCATCATCGGCGGCGGCGCGGTCTGTGCACTCGCGCTGGATATTTCGCCGGGCATGTTCATTTCGCGTTTTCTCGAAGGCACCGAAGCACGGCATTTCTGGGTCGGCATGGGCAAGGCGCCGATCTTCGCGTTCCTCATCGCGATCATCGGCTGCCTCGAAGGTTTCAAGGTGTCGGGTAGCGCCGAGTCGGTCGGCGAACACACCACCGCGAGCGTGGTGCAATCGATTTTCATGGTGATTCTGGTCGATGCGATCGCCGCGATCTTTTTCATGGAGATCAACGTTTGA
- a CDS encoding threonine/serine ThrE exporter family protein, translating to MNVESALTTRIAFVMELARRLHQYGTAAPRLEDAINRVSRRLNLRCDIMSSPTSIIMSFADCALGEDALSQLTQVIRLSPGDIDLDLLCRVDEIADRVIDGSLDIQQGHQQLRAIRHGQSRLSDLHTVLCYGIASAAVAAILHTSVADIAVSAATGMLIGALAQLAQRRPRLAASLEALSALLATLIATVISFYLVPLSVKAVVLASVIVLLPGLTLTTAVRELSTQHLVSGVARLAGALAMLLKFAFGTLAANKLCLLLGLIPTGQPLPPVSSLVEWTALIAGCYAFAVLFKSARSDYLLVMFSAALGYGISYSGSVAFGAEFGVFIAGLSMGALSNLYAVIARRPGALVRVPGIILLVPGSVGFRSLSFMFERDIFLGIDTAFALMTLLVSLVAGLLFGDLLVAPRRSL from the coding sequence ATGAATGTCGAATCCGCGCTAACTACCCGCATCGCTTTCGTGATGGAACTCGCGCGCCGCCTGCATCAGTACGGCACCGCGGCGCCACGTCTGGAAGATGCGATCAACCGCGTCAGCCGACGCCTGAATTTGCGCTGCGACATCATGTCCAGCCCGACCTCGATCATCATGTCGTTCGCCGATTGCGCACTCGGCGAAGATGCGCTGTCGCAGCTCACCCAAGTGATTCGTCTGTCGCCGGGCGATATCGACCTGGATTTGTTGTGCCGCGTCGATGAGATCGCCGATCGCGTGATCGATGGCAGTCTGGATATCCAACAGGGACATCAACAGTTGCGCGCGATCCGGCACGGGCAAAGTCGTTTGTCGGATCTGCACACCGTGCTGTGCTACGGCATCGCCTCCGCCGCGGTGGCCGCGATTCTGCACACCAGTGTTGCGGATATTGCGGTATCGGCGGCCACCGGCATGCTGATCGGCGCGCTCGCGCAACTCGCGCAGCGCCGGCCACGGCTGGCCGCGAGTCTCGAAGCCTTGTCGGCGTTGTTAGCGACGCTGATCGCCACGGTCATCAGTTTTTATCTCGTTCCGCTGTCGGTGAAAGCGGTGGTGCTGGCGAGCGTGATCGTACTGCTGCCGGGCCTGACCTTGACCACCGCCGTGCGCGAATTATCGACCCAGCATCTGGTATCGGGCGTGGCGCGTTTGGCCGGCGCGTTGGCGATGTTGCTGAAGTTCGCGTTCGGCACGCTCGCGGCGAACAAATTGTGCTTGCTGCTCGGATTGATTCCGACCGGACAACCGTTGCCGCCGGTATCGAGTCTGGTCGAATGGACCGCGTTGATCGCCGGTTGTTATGCGTTCGCGGTGTTGTTCAAAAGCGCGCGCAGCGATTATCTGTTGGTGATGTTTTCCGCTGCACTGGGCTACGGCATCAGTTATAGCGGCAGCGTTGCGTTCGGCGCCGAGTTCGGCGTGTTCATCGCCGGATTGTCGATGGGCGCATTGAGCAATCTGTATGCGGTGATCGCGCGTCGTCCCGGCGCGCTCGTTCGTGTTCCGGGAATCATCCTGCTGGTGCCGGGTAGTGTCGGATTCCGCAGTCTTTCTTTCATGTTCGAGCGCGACATTTTTCTAGGCATCGACACCGCATTTGCGCTGATGACTCTGCTGGTTTCGCTGGTCGCGGGATTGTTGTTCGGCGACTTGCTGGTAGCGCCGCGCCGCAGTCTGTAA
- a CDS encoding MlaD family protein: METRAHHVLIGVFTLVVVAAAMLFVLWLSKASADREFAYYDVVFTEAVTGLSKGGLVQYNGIKVGEVTQLRLSPKDARNVEARIRVDGGTPIKVDTKAKLASLGLTGIAFIQLSGGAPGSAPLLDTPEQPVPRIIADESALQKLLASSEDIVTTVNDVLFRVGNLLSQENVDRVSRTLQHVDQLSGAIADQRDDLKHVISDLAGATTQLRSTLAQVDKMARTTNDLVDHQGRATLDAASATLAALQRTAEGADKLVSQNREAINNFSNQGLSQIGPTVVELRDLLRSLKSITDQLQDNPAGYLFGHGQPKEFEPK, translated from the coding sequence ATGGAAACACGTGCGCACCATGTTCTGATCGGTGTATTCACCCTCGTGGTGGTCGCCGCCGCGATGCTGTTCGTATTGTGGCTGTCGAAGGCCAGCGCGGATCGCGAATTCGCCTATTACGACGTCGTTTTTACCGAGGCAGTAACGGGTTTGTCGAAAGGCGGCCTCGTGCAATACAACGGCATCAAGGTGGGCGAAGTCACGCAGTTGCGACTGTCGCCGAAGGACGCGCGCAACGTCGAGGCACGCATTCGTGTCGATGGCGGCACGCCGATCAAGGTCGATACCAAAGCCAAACTCGCATCGCTCGGCTTGACCGGCATCGCGTTCATCCAGCTTTCCGGTGGCGCCCCCGGCAGTGCGCCCCTGCTGGACACGCCCGAGCAACCGGTGCCGCGCATTATTGCCGATGAATCGGCACTGCAAAAACTGCTGGCGTCGAGCGAAGACATCGTCACGACGGTCAACGATGTTTTGTTCCGTGTCGGCAATCTGCTGAGCCAGGAAAACGTCGATCGCGTGTCGCGCACGCTGCAGCATGTCGATCAATTGTCCGGTGCGATCGCCGACCAGCGCGACGACCTGAAACACGTCATCAGCGATCTCGCCGGCGCCACCACGCAGTTGCGCAGCACCTTGGCCCAGGTCGACAAGATGGCACGAACTACCAACGATCTGGTCGATCACCAGGGCCGCGCCACGCTCGATGCCGCCAGCGCCACGCTCGCGGCCTTGCAACGCACGGCCGAGGGCGCGGACAAACTGGTCAGCCAGAATCGCGAAGCGATCAACAATTTCAGCAATCAGGGTCTGTCGCAAATCGGCCCGACCGTGGTCGAGTTGCGCGATCTGTTGCGCTCGCTGAAATCCATCACCGATCAGTTGCAGGATAATCCGGCCGGTTATCTGTTCGGCCACGGCCAGCCCAAGGAGTTCGAACCGAAATGA
- a CDS encoding H-NS family nucleoid-associated regulatory protein → MAIDIKTLNHNQLDDLIQKAETRKHELAKEKSVKLREKLTALAKAEGFTIEDLFSLKGAKRGAKRAPAKPKYRNPADHTQTWSGRGKRPRWFHAALTAGKKEKDLLI, encoded by the coding sequence ATGGCAATTGACATCAAGACCTTGAATCACAATCAGCTCGACGATCTGATCCAGAAAGCCGAAACGCGCAAGCACGAATTGGCCAAGGAAAAATCCGTCAAGCTGCGTGAAAAGCTGACCGCGCTGGCAAAGGCGGAAGGTTTCACCATCGAAGACTTGTTCAGTCTGAAAGGTGCCAAGCGCGGCGCCAAGCGCGCACCGGCAAAACCGAAATATCGCAACCCGGCCGATCACACCCAGACCTGGTCCGGTCGTGGCAAACGTCCACGCTGGTTCCATGCTGCGTTGACGGCTGGCAAGAAAGAAAAAGATTTGCTGATCTGA
- a CDS encoding ABC transporter ATP-binding protein has protein sequence MRNQFGTQVVHDNLDLEVRRGEILAVVGGSGAGKSVLLRAIIGLRTADAGEVYLLGENIKQLSPARRATLEQRIGVLFQDGALFSSLTVAENVAVPLIEHHRLSKTLVERIVALKISLAGLPADAGAKYPDQLSGGMRKRAALARALALDPDILFLDEPTAGLDPIGAAAFDQLILTLRESLGLTVFMITHDLDTLYTICDRVAVISQKKVLVLGDLATVASNPDEWIQSYFHGPRARAAAAAQARQLPPQSSISAPRS, from the coding sequence ATGCGCAACCAATTCGGCACGCAAGTGGTGCACGATAATCTCGATCTCGAAGTTCGCCGTGGCGAAATCCTCGCTGTGGTCGGTGGCTCCGGCGCAGGCAAATCCGTGTTGCTGCGCGCGATCATCGGCCTGCGCACAGCGGATGCGGGTGAGGTGTATTTGCTCGGGGAAAACATCAAGCAACTTTCGCCCGCGCGACGCGCCACGCTTGAACAACGCATCGGTGTCCTGTTTCAGGACGGCGCATTGTTCTCGTCGCTGACCGTCGCGGAGAATGTCGCGGTGCCGCTGATCGAGCATCATCGCCTCAGCAAGACGCTGGTCGAACGCATCGTCGCGCTGAAGATTTCGCTCGCAGGCCTGCCCGCCGATGCCGGCGCAAAATATCCCGATCAACTTTCCGGCGGCATGCGCAAGCGCGCCGCCCTCGCACGTGCGCTCGCGCTCGATCCGGACATTCTGTTTCTCGATGAGCCGACCGCGGGCCTCGATCCAATCGGCGCCGCCGCATTCGATCAACTGATTTTGACCTTGCGCGAAAGTCTCGGCCTCACGGTTTTCATGATCACCCACGATCTCGATACGCTGTACACCATTTGCGACCGGGTTGCAGTGATCTCGCAGAAAAAAGTGCTTGTGCTCGGTGATCTCGCCACCGTGGCGAGCAATCCGGATGAGTGGATTCAGTCCTATTTTCACGGCCCGCGCGCACGTGCCGCAGCAGCCGCGCAAGCACGCCAGCTGCCACCGCAATCCTCGATATCGGCGCCCAGGAGTTAA